The window GAAGAGGTTTCCCAATGGCAACCAGCCAGTTCACGCAGAGCTTGTACTTCAGACCTTTTACAGGCTTAACATGCCCATTGTAGTCTTTGGCGTGTGACATTCAAAGTTTGGGGTCATCATagagtttctttttttctttttaattttatttctgttGGGAATGCTAATGATGTGTTAGAAACCATGAGGGAGTTTATCGAATCAGTTATATACATAGGAATGGTGTAGTCCCTTAAAGTTTCTTACCTGTTGATAATTCTAGGTATCATAGCCACACATTTTCAGAGTGAGTTTGGATTCTTTAGAAGGTTGTAATATCTAGTATTGATCACCCCAATTGGCCATGTTTGTGAATTGGGAATCATGAactgtttgttcttttttttttagtcatgaATCATGaactaattttttgttgttttttggtcatgattcttctttgtttttagtCATTAATCCTAAACTTGAACTCATTGGTCCATGAGGACagtttcttcttctacttctttgtTTGTGATCATAAATCATGAACTTCATTAGTACACGTGGACAGGTGTTTGATGGCCATGGTGGCACAGATGCAGCATCATTTGTCAGAAAGAACATCCTCAAGTTCATTGTTGAGGATTCCCATTTTCCACTTTGTGTGCAAAAAGCTATTAAGAGTGCTTTTGTGAAGGCTGATCATGCATTTGCTGATGCCAGTTCTCTTGACATCTCCTCTGGCACTACTGCTCTAACTGCCTTTATTTTTGGAAGGTCGGTAAGCTTTAAAGCTGCTTTTGATTCTACATTCTGTTTGCTATCCTTTTGGGGGTGTGATATAAGATTAGTTCTGTCAAGCATTTTCATCAAAAAACTTTTACTAGCTTTAACCAGGTTCTGTTCCCAACACTTGACTTACCTCTGTAGTTGCTTTGGATTCTCCTGACCTTTGACTTACCTAATCACAATGAAGAAGCAGCTACGGATAGACAAAGAGCTTACTTTGACCGTGCATCTTAAATTTGCATAAGAAttcctttaataattttatagtttGAGAACCAAAGTAGAATcagaatttcttttctttttaaggaaTAGATATTTTACTTAGAGCCAGAAACACAATGAAAGAGTGAAAACACGTATGGGCAGGAACTTGGGAGTTTCAAAGCTCTTGCCCTTGGggaatttgaagataaaaaaaaaataatacttatgtTTTTATGTcagaatataattaaaaattaatatctgGAGCCTAAATGTTGTCactttaaagtattataaagtTTTATTACCCTGATGAGATTGGCTTGcttgcttttttatttatttatttttttctcatggaTTTAAACTTTTGCACCAAGATTGAGctcttttatcatatttttctaCAAACTTTTTTTAACTGTGTTCTGTTTCTTTTCAcctcttttcttcccttttattttaGTAAGTGATTACATAGCTTCTTTTATGAGAATGTGGCTGATCAGCATGTAACATTTAAGAATGAAAGTCAAGATATTTTCTGTTGAGAGGTGTCCTTTTTTCCTTGCCACCTCATCCAGAACTGAGATGTGGCAAGTAGCCTGTTATCAAGTTTACAGCCTGGCTTAATCGTTTTGATTTAGTAGTGTTCTTACTTCTTTAGCATGAGGAAGTCAGGAGTAGATTATTCTATAACATGTTTTACACTTCACAGGACAATGCTAATTGCCAATGCTGGAGATTGTCGGGCTGTGCTAGGGAAACGAGGTAGAGCACTGGAGCTGTCCAGAGACCACAAACCCAACTGCCCATCTGAAAGATTAAGGATTGAGAAGCTTGGCGGAGTTGTCTATGATGGCTATCTCAATGGCCAACTATCTGTGGCACGTGCACTTGGGGATTGGCACATGAAGGTGCCCAAAGGCTCTGCCTGCCCCTTAAGCGCAGAGCCAGAGTTGCAGGAGACCCTCCTAACTGAGGACGATGAGTTCCTGATAATGGGCTGTGACGGCCTATGGGATGTAATGAGCAGCCAGTGTGCTGTGACGATGGCAAGGAAAGAACTAATGCTCCACAACGATCCTGAGAGATGTTCAAAAGAGTTGGTTAGGGAGGCACTGAAGCGCAACACCTGTGATAATCTAACGGTTATTGTGATTTGTTTCTCCCCAGATCCCCCTCCCCGGATTGAGGTCCCTCAATCACGTGTTCGGAGGAGTATATCGGCAGAAGGATTGAATTTTCTCAAGGGTGTACTAGACAGCAACTCTTGAAGAAAAGGGAAATAGTTCGAGTAAAGAAGGGTGCCCATTCaagaaggaaaatgataaaaaaaaaaaggcaaaagggAAATCTGAAAAAGCGTCTGTACAAAGAGATTGCAGGTAGAGTGACCACTGTTGTGGGGGTATTCCCTTCCCCCACCCGGAGAAGCTGCTGCTGATTTCCGGGGGAGGCTAACATTCAGCCTTATTGATCCTTCAAAGTGATGTACACGTCTGAGATACAATCGTGTTGTAACAACTGGAAGAACTAATTGTTTATTTCTCTGGCTGCATAGGTTTCTTTCTCCAACCGAAAAAATTTGATGACTCGAGAAGCATGCTATTTCTCTACCACCCAAGTTCTCTGGCAGTTTTTCTGTTTTCTACTAGATATGCACTCAATTGTTGAGATGCcttcaaattatttgattacAATGATTGTTTCCAGAGCTTGGTTTGCATAAAGAATCAATAAGCAGGGTGCGGTGTTGAATCTCCACACCTATAGGTAATTTGAAGTAGGCTCCAATGACTATATTACCGCGAAATCCTTTTCagtaattaaattgaattggGTTCAATGATgtcaaaataaaagtgaaactaatTCAAACAACCCATTAAACTTGTTGTATCACCTAAACATTATTATGATTCACTTGAAaattgacatgatcatgctCAATTATCCCATTACAAATTaactaatattttcaaataactcatcaaaatataataaaatcaatattaattattaattagaatCTTATAGAAATGTTTCCAAAAACCTACTACAATTATGCAAATAAATATATGGGTGACAATCAATTAAAGAAGTCAAAACAGATAAGGTTCATGTCTGAAGCCTCTCTTTTAATTCCATGATCACCAGATATTTGTGCCCATTACACCATTAGGCATAAACCCCCCAAAAAAGCCACCAACAGAACAAGAATAAAACTACAGCTCTAATCCTTTTCTTTAATCAACTACATGCCTCGATAATTTTGACTTAGCATGTATAGGTTACAATTCAATATATGATACCAGTTGGGGATAATTAGAAGCAAAATTCCACAAGTCACATAAACGAATAATTGTCATTTAAAACTCAATTTAAATGTTTTAGTAAAGATGCCTACCACTCACAATTATCAATACCTTCCACATCGAGTTTAATTGGTTTGGCATCTCTTTTCCCACTGGATCAACATAACAGTTTTAAGCAATTTAGAGTTCTTCAGatgcatcatcatcatcttcatgatCAACCACCTGATGGGAAGAGAAACTGCGCATGGATACAAGGAGTAAGTTCTatataaagcaaaaaaatacaATACTTCCCGAAAAGACATAGGTGGTTGATTAGAGCTCagacaaaagagaaaaaaaaatctaatcttAGTCAATTAGTGTTTATATTGAATCTTGGGAATTGTGTTTGCCAAGATAGCCCCACACATGATGTGGCTTATTGATCCAAAAGGCCCAACAGGTTATGTGGTTATAACTTATAAGTGGTGGCTTTGTCCATTCAAGAGTGCCTATTGGAAATCAtggaaaaatgtaagaaaagcAATTCCAAGAAAAAGATGAGAGAAAATACTAATCGATTTTCCTCCCCCATTTTCCTTAAATGAAGGTGAGGAAAGTGGATTCTTCAACAATTTAAGTCTCTTTCCCTCAACATTTTCATAAATAGCCAAACAAGAGAAAAGGTTTGTAGGCAAGGAAAGTTCGAGGGAAGTGGATTCTTCCAACAATTTAAGTCTCTTTCCCTCAACTTTTTCATAGATAgccaaacaagagaaaaaatttataacctttcatttcctttttttgatttatttttcttcttcattttctgtcTCCAAACTCTCTAGGAGCCAAACATTTTGAAGGGGAATTATAATGTTGTGGTTGGTGATTGTGACAGATGGTTGAAAAAGTTAAGGATATGTATCCCTTTTCGAAGGCATAGTTTGCCCTCCAGTTTTACTTGTATGCATTGAAGTAGGTGGAATTACCCGATCTGGATTTAAAATTACCTTGTCACACTGCAGTGCTTGCTCAGATCTTGACATAGAACCTTGCTTACTTCTCCTGTTTTAACGGATCCTTTCTTTATCAAGTCTGCTAACTACAAGAAGAATTAGCACcagtaaatataaattattcatattCAAGATAAATCCATCCCAGAAATTGTTAAGAAGGATACTGAAACTCACCTCATCCTCTGTTTCCTCTAGTAACCTGTGTCATTATATCATATACACACACAAGTAGAATGAGTGAATTAAGGGATGGAAATAGATTAATTGGTGTATAAAACTCCCATTGGAGATGACCTATTGGTCACAAGGGGAGGAATAGCTTAACTCGCTTCATGTCTCACCTTCCACAATAAGATGATATATCTTTTGAATATGCTCGAGCTTCTTGTTTATCTATCGCCACATGAAAACAAGCAAATTTAATAGAAACCCCATTAGCTAGTTatccatcatcatcaaatacaagaaaaaaaaaatctttaacaaAGGCGAGCATCATGGAGATGCTCAAGAGAATATCAGGAAATAGAAATAAGGCCACCAACAATGGATATGTCAGTATAGATTCagtcatcaaggaaaaaaaaaatccaccatagataaccttttttttctgtttccatttactattctttaaaatatgtaCATATATGATTTCCCTTTTTCAATGTTTTATGGGGAATCTAGCAAAATCTAATATATTCAGTTCCATAGCAAAAACCACTAAACCCTTTCTATCCTTTCATATGGTCATGAAATTTCTTTAAGAGGATAACTAACTCGTAAATACCTATGAAAAGGTTCTTAGAAATCGTGAACTCCAATAgagttaattattttcactctTGATTAAAAGACCAATCATTCATCAACGTACTTTAGAAAATAACTGATCACTATGGAAATATTAATTGTAAGCACCCTGGCCTAAATTTTATGCCACCAAACGTGAGCCAGAGCAAATGTGAACTAATTAATCAATGCTGCTACAAAGAACACATACTAGTTGTTATGTTATCCCAGTCATCCACTTTGACCCATTCTCGTCTGGTTGAATCTATCTGCAAAGATGAAGTGCTAAAAATATCAGTTCTTGAAGAGAACATATTCAATTTATTCATGCTACATAAGTATACCTGTCATGTGATTAAACTAACCACCCAAATACACTAATATTTCCCGGAGCTGCAAATCAGCTCAGTGCAACCTTCCAAAGAAGATGAGACAAAATCTCAAGCAAGTGTTCAAACGACACAGTAAATTTTCAGATTAAGAAAATCATATTTACAACTTTATATAACACAATGGAAGTGGTAAAAAGAATTACCTTCTCCAGAGTGTAATCTTGCATCTTTTCACACAGCCCATCCAGGAGCTCAACAACTCTCAGCTCACTGACTCTGAATTAGTTGCAGATATATACTCATTACTCATCAGCCATACATAAAAACAATACAACAAAGCTAATGACTTTGAAAATAGATATTATACACACATCTGCAACTAGAGATGAAAaccacaaatttcaaaatctagtTCTGAAATTGAAAGTGAAAATGGAGAAGTTCTAAACTACATTAACAAGGCTATAAAACAATATGGAAATAAAAGCAACTCTCCTTTTTTAAGAAAaggtaattttgaaattaacttGATCTTCCAAgtatgttttaaatatattgcatttaatgataattttaatcTTGGCTGCTTATCAACTCATGTGAATCTCGGTTTCTCTGATTACAGTATCACCCAAAAAATTACACAcgcacacaaacacacacacacacacacacacacatatatgcaGAAACAGACAAATATTGAACTCTTCACCAGCAAGAGTTACATTGTAAACCAAAATGATTTGTGTTTAATGAACCCCCAAAACTAGAAAGCACGACTCTATCCTCCTTTACATCATTCtcattctttaaaatataatatatttttccatggtaacattaatattttatttttatggaacGACAAGTTCTGACAACATTCCCAAGCAGCAATAATTAGAACATAGACATCATCATATTCATTCCATTTTTACATAAATGTATTGAACTACTGTTTGTCACATTACCAAGTTAACAGCAATCAACCAACAAATGCTAGGTTGACAACTTGATGGGgataagaaagaaattttattaaaatgaaatgagGGTCTAGAAAAAACCGATTCATATGGCTGAGAGTTCCCACGTTAAATGAAAGGTGATCTTGAAGCTATACCTGTAATCAATTACCTTTCCTTTTCGTTGACCTTTAGAGTCTAGGCGATGTCTCATATCCAAATGATTTCTTGGTTTTTCCTGGAAGAAAAGATAGAAGTCTTTCAATTAATTTACTTACCAAAAAAGTCAGTAAGATAAAATTGAACAACATGAAATTCCAGTGATGCGCATCAAACTGTAAGGACAAATTTGAAGGATGAAAGGAGGAAAAGGCTGGTTCAGGGTAGAGTCGAAGTCCTTCTAAATCTTGACAAAGGTTGTTCAAGGAAGGGTGGAAGGTAAGGTTCTAGAGAGGGGGTAAGGTTTCACAAGTTGGATTAGGTTTGGAGAGAAGGGCCTCTTGTTGCTGTTGGAAGGGGAAGCCTGTAGTCTGAGGGAGGGAGGAAGCCTTGTAGAAAGGAGTAGAAGGAAGGTGAGAGGGGGTATAAATTGAGCTTCAATGTAATGGAGTGGGGTGATTTCATCTATGCTGTGTTTGCTCATGGAGGCAAAGAGGTTAACCTTGGTGTTCACCTAGTTAAGAAGTTGAGGAGCCTTAGGGTAGTCCAGCATCATAGGGCCAATGAACCACCTTTAGAGGCTAAGGCTCTAGCTGTGGTGAGGAATTCTCTAAAAAGGGAGTCCTTTGCTGCAGCCAAAAGAAAGGACTAGATAGAGGTAGGCAACTCAACATGGATTCAACAGTGAGAAAAGGAGGTGAGCAAACAAATGGAGGGCTCAAAGCATTGTTTAGTGGATAGATGGGGAGATTTTTTAGATCAAGCACCAAATTTCACTCCTCTGAAGAAGTGGATTGTGTATAATTGGAATCTAAAGGGTAAGTTTCATTTGGCATTGTTAAGGGGTTCTCCCATTTTTTCAAGTCTAAGGCCAGTTCCTATGCAGAGAAGGCTTTTCAAAAGGTTTTGAGAAAACACAAGGATAAAATCCTGTTCTTAGAAAGAAAGATCTGAGAAGGGGTTGCTTTAGGGAGTAGTTCATGCTAGAGAAGATTAGGTGAGAGTAGTCGAGCTACCAATGCATTTCTAGGATAGGGAGTTGTTCAAGAAGCTAGAGGGCTCTTGCAAGAGTTTTGTCACAGCGGATGAAAACACAGTGCTTTGTCAAAACATGCAATGGACAAGGTCCTCATGAAAATAGAACGGAGGAAGGTGTTAGGAATGTAGCAAGTGGTGGTGGGCTATTTGTGTTTCACCATCCAACAATGGGAATGTTGCAAAGTGTTGGGAATGTTGCAACTACAGATCTCTTTGCTAACTCAAATGACAAACTGGCTATGTTTAGCCGGTTTGTGAGGATGCCAACGTAGAGGTTTGGATTGGAGATTTTATCCCTTCTAAGAAGATGGAGGCAAGACGGGGGACTAGGGTGCAAACTCCaacagaaagaaaaggaaacatgTCTCATCATcttaaatggaaaatgaaattcAGAAGCTGGAGTcctcaaacaattttttaatggtacagttagaaaagaaaggggTTGTGACAATGATAGGTGGCTGACCAAGTTTGGTTGCAAGAAACTAAGTTGCAACATATGTTTAGTGCAATTGGAAAAGAGCTTAGGTgggaaaaaaattttagaatggGTAGCAATGGAGACTAGGGAAACAATGAAAATTGTAGCTGTTCATTCAATTTCTTATTAGTTTGAGAGTTGTGGGGACAATTTTGTATCAGTGTTTACTAGGGTGTATGGGTTCGCTTAGGGGGGTGGTGGGATGGAAGAAGTTTGCGCAGCATTGGAAGACCTAAAAAGGTTGTGAAACAATCCCTATCAAGTCCATGGGGACTTAAATATGGCCAGGTTCATGTGGGAAAGGAGGAACTATACTTGGCATTCATAGACTATGAGTTGTTTTACAAAGATTCACAAGATCTTCTGTTAGTTAGAGGGACCTGCACTTGGCCCATTGCCTCAGACAATTATCCTCATTATTGTTTCAACATTTCCTAGTTTTGTAAGATTGGGAAAATCATTTTAATGGCATATTGTAGAGTGTTTTGCCAAAACCAATATCTGATCATTCAACTATTCAGCTAGATGGAGATGGGATAAGGAGGGGCAAAACTATCTTTAGATTTGGACATATGTGGCTTAAACTGGAGGGATTCAGAAAGCCAATGAAGAACTAGTGGAAGGGATATAATATCAGTTCTTTTAGTCATATTATGGCTTCTAAGAGAAAATGTTCAAAGCAGGACCCAAAAGCTTGAAACAAAGAGGGGTTTGAGAATGTCTCAGTGGAAAAAagaagtgtgtgtgtgtgtgcatcaGGTCTCTGAGGTGAGGGAAGAGATTACCCCTTTTGGCAGCATTGCTTGAACTTTGTGAAGAATTAGAGAGCTCAAAGGTACCTTTTTCAAAGGTGGAAGTTTTCTTCATCCCTTCTAGTTTATGT is drawn from Vitis riparia cultivar Riparia Gloire de Montpellier isolate 1030 chromosome 18, EGFV_Vit.rip_1.0, whole genome shotgun sequence and contains these coding sequences:
- the LOC117906105 gene encoding probable protein phosphatase 2C 27 isoform X1, encoding MAAGTDFSPPFTLLDVGYSKVNVSVMEDENSNNSDNLKQLTNGKPPRHLSVMRHCISSARLLAATDFELGTGMIVKSPPDGKSGFLPVFRSGSCAERGPKQYMEDEHICIDNLIEHLGATADFPSPGAFYGVFDGHGGTDAASFVRKNILKFIVEDSHFPLCVQKAIKSAFVKADHAFADASSLDISSGTTALTAFIFGRTMLIANAGDCRAVLGKRGRALELSRDHKPNCPSERLRIEKLGGVVYDGYLNGQLSVARALGDWHMKVPKGSACPLSAEPELQETLLTEDDEFLIMGCDGLWDVMSSQCAVTMARKELMLHNDPERCSKELVREALKRNTCDNLTVIVICFSPDPPPRIEVPQSRVRRSISAEGLNFLKGVLDSNS
- the LOC117906105 gene encoding probable protein phosphatase 2C 27 isoform X2; protein product: MEDENSNNSDNLKQLTNGKPPRHLSVMRHCISSARLLAATDFELGTGMIVKSPPDGKSGFLPVFRSGSCAERGPKQYMEDEHICIDNLIEHLGATADFPSPGAFYGVFDGHGGTDAASFVRKNILKFIVEDSHFPLCVQKAIKSAFVKADHAFADASSLDISSGTTALTAFIFGRTMLIANAGDCRAVLGKRGRALELSRDHKPNCPSERLRIEKLGGVVYDGYLNGQLSVARALGDWHMKVPKGSACPLSAEPELQETLLTEDDEFLIMGCDGLWDVMSSQCAVTMARKELMLHNDPERCSKELVREALKRNTCDNLTVIVICFSPDPPPRIEVPQSRVRRSISAEGLNFLKGVLDSNS
- the LOC117906106 gene encoding protein canopy-1; this translates as MAVAMVRIAMIFAIFSVAFCIDDKCAACNAVAEELEFGLSNEKPRNHLDMRHRLDSKGQRKGKVIDYRVSELRVVELLDGLCEKMQDYTLEKIDSTRREWVKVDDWDNITTNKQEARAYSKDISSYCGRLLEETEDELADLIKKGSVKTGEVSKVLCQDLSKHCSVTSFSSHQVVDHEDDDDASEEL